The DNA window TGTCTATTATCCCTATTGATAGCGAACACAGCGCCATTTTTCAATCCCTTGTCGGACACCGGAGGCAAGACCTGGAAAAGATACTTCTTACGGCTTCCGGCGGGCCCTTTTTGGAAAAACACGGGCAGGACCCAGACACTATTTCACCGGAGATGGCCCTTCGCCATCCCACGTGGGAGATGGGGCCGAAGATTACAATAGATTCAGCCACACTGATGAATAAGGGCCTTGAGGTCATTGAGGCAAGATGGCTCTTTGACGTGTCGTTTGAGCTTATCCAGGTCGTGATTCATCCCGAGAGTCTGATCCATTCAATGGTGGTCTACCGGGACGGTTCTGTTATTGCACAACTCGGATTACCCGACATGAGGGTGCCGATTGCCTATGCCCTGTCTTACCCGGAGCGGCTTTCTCTGGGAGTGCCTGCCCCTGATTTTTTTAAACTGGGAGCCCTCACCTTTCGAGAACCAGACCTGGAGAGGTTTCCTTGCCTCGCCATTGCTATCGAGGCCTGCAGAGTTGGCAAGACCTATCCGGTGGTGTTAAATGCCGCAAATGAGGTGGCTGTCCGTGCCTTTCTTGACAGCCGGATCGGGATTGGTCGCATTGCGGAGACAATTCAGGAAACCATGGACAAACACAAGCCAGTGCCCAAGCCAGGGCTTTCAGATATCCTGTCGGCAGATGTCTGGGCACGGCGCGTGGCTGAGGAAAGCTTATGACCACTAACATTGTTTCGTTAATAATTGTGCTGGGTGTGCTGATCTTTGCACATGAGTTCGGCCATTTCATTGTGGCAAAGGTCCTGGGAGTGGGTGTGGAAAAGTTTTCTTTGGGGTTTGGTCCCAGGATTTTCGGGAAGAAGATCGGGATGACGGATTACAGAATCTCAGCCATACCCCTTGGGGGGTACGTGAAGATGGTAGGAGAGGCGCCGGATTCGGAGCTTGATGAGTCCATGATTGCACTGTCCTTTTCACATAAGAGTGTGCTCAAGCGGAGCCTTATCGTTCTGGCAGGTCCGGCGTTCAATTTCTTCCTGTCAGTGGCAATATTTTTCGGATTTTTTGAGATCTCAGGTCTTCCCATCATGCAACCAGAGGTGGGTAGCGTGCAAGAGGGAATGCCCGCTTATGTGGCCGGTGTCCAAGCCGGTGACCGTATTGTGGCTGTGGACGGCGAGCCTGTGACGCAGTGGGATGAGATGGCAGAGATAATCACACAAAGGGGTGGTAGTACCCTTGAGTTTGAACTTTTGCGTGACGAGACCATTATTTCCTTGAGAATCACTCCCAAACAGATTTCCTCTCAGAACGTATTCGGGGAAAAGATAGACAAGTACGTCATAGGGATAACTGCTTCAGGCGAGTTTACCATCGAGCGACTCAATCCTATTGAGGCAGTAGTCGAAGGAGTGTTGCAAACATGGCAGATCGCAAAGCTTACGGTTTTGTCTGTTGGGAAAATACTTGCAGGCACGCTTTCAGCCAAGACCATCGGTGGCCCCATCATGATTGCCCAACTGGCAGGTGAACACGCCAAGGCAGGCATGGCGAATTTTATTTTCTTCATAGCTCTTTTGAGTGTCAATCTTGGCATCCTCAACCTGCTGCCGATCCCTGTCCTGGATGGGGGGCATCTCATGTTTTTCTTTATTGAGGCTGTCACCCGCAAACCCGTAAACCTGAAGATGCGGGAAGTAGCCCAACAAATCGGCATTTTTGTTATTATCCTGCTCATGGTCTTTGTGTTCTACAATGACATTGCGCGCGTCCTGTTTGATTAGATCACAGGAAGAATCCCCCCAAGATTATAAGGCATATCTTATTGTCTTTTTGGTTGCCTTTAGCGCCCGTATCTTTTTTCTTACCTGTATTGATGAGCCTACCCTTTTCTTCAAATACCCTTTCTTTGCAGACAAACTGATTGCCGCGGCAGATATCGGGGAAAGGCTAGTGGATTTGAGCCCTTTCTATCTATATTTTATGGCCCTCCTTAAGAAAATCCTTGGCATTGACTGGAGCTATGTGAAGTTCGTTCACTCCTTTGTGGGGGCCATGAATTGCGTGTTGTTATTTGCTGTTGGAAGCCGGGTGTTTCGGAGAGAGGTGGGTTTTCTGGCGGCGCTCATGAGCGGTATCTATGGGAATTTGATAATACTTGAATCGACGCTTGAACCGATGGTCTTTGTCCTATCGTTTAATCTTCTGACTGTCTATTTCCTCCTGCGTGTGAGGGAGGATTTTGGTCCTCTGGGTCGGCGTTGGGTTATGCCCTTGCTTGGCGGGGTTTTTGCCGGTCTTTCTATCATAACAAAACCCAACTTCCTGCTATTCCTGCCCTTGGGAACGGTTTGGCTCATTTTTTCTACGCACAGGAATTCGGCTCTTAGAAAGAGGCTCTCTTATGCCTTGGTGTTTTGTGGCGCTGCCCTGGTTATCATGATGAGTGTTACTGCTAGAAACTATATCAAGCTTCACGACTTTGTTCTGGTGACAGCAGATGCAGGCAAGGTGTTTTTTCACGGAAATGGCAAGGGCGCCACAGCCTTGGAAGGAACCGGGCTCCCGGATGAAGGTTTTGCCGAAGAAGGGGCTGGGGAGCCGGATTATGCACATGTGTTGTACCGGAAGACAGCGGAGAAACATGCCGGGGGAAAGCTTTCTCCTTCTGAATCGTCCAAGTTCTGGGCAAGGCGGGCTCTTAGCGACATCCTGAGTGATCCGGCTTCCTATGTGACTCTGGAAGTCAAAAAGCTCTTCTATTTCTTTAACGATTACGAAATGCACTATATTGCATCGGCCTACAAGGAGTATAAGGCATCTCGATCATTGCCCTTTATCAGATACGGAGTCATTGCTTCGCTCGGCCTTTTGGGTATGATGCTTTCATTCAGGGATTTCAGAAAGCTGTATTTGGTTTACGGGGTTGTGTTTATTTATGTTTTATCCGGTATGATTTTCCTGGTTCAATCAAGATATCGGACTCCGGCCGTGCCCTATCTGTGTCTCTTTGCAGGACAAGCCCTCTTTATCTTAAAGGAGATGGTGGTGGAAAGAAGACTAAGAACCGCCGCTGTGCCTATGATCTTTCTGGCGGTATTGTTCTTTCTGACGAACTTTTTCTACAGGGGTGAAATCATTAGTGTGGATCAATGGCAGCAGGCGACCAAGATCCACTATCAAATGGGTGGCCATCGGCTTTTTAGAGAGGGAGCATATGAAGAGTCGATAGCGGAATTGGACAAGTCTATAGCCATGGCCCCCAATTTCAGCCCTGCTTACAACGTAAGGGGCAAGGCCTATTCTATTCTCGGAAAACATAAGGAAGCGCTTGAAGATTTCAAGAAGGTCATCTCTTTGAGTCCGGGACTTCCAAAAGGATACAGGAATTTGGGTTTTCTTCATTTGTTGCAAGGAGATAACGAAGCGGCCAGGTTTTATCTCCTCAAGGCTTTAGTCTTAGGACCCCATGATGCAAAGGTGAAAGAGGCCCTCTCAACGCTCGAAAGCCAGCAAGAAGCCTTTCATGAAGAGACTCAAGGCATTTTGCGGAAATCCTCTTTTTGAATTCATCTAACTCCATAGAGATTTCATTATGCCCCCAAGGGAGAAGGCCTTGCGTGGGTCAAGCTCGCGCACAGTCATATCGAGGACTGCCTGCCTCAGGTAGCTATTTTTCAGCACTCCGCTGGCTATGAAATCGTTCAACCAGGCCTTAGACATGCATCGCTCGGCCGTGACATAGCCAACGTATTTGGGACGTAGCGTCAAGTCGAGTGCTTTTTTGAAACGACGAACCACATCAGTCTTTTCGTGGGAGAGGGCGTCATGGATAATCTTTGCGGCCAGTTCACCGGTCTCCATCGCTTTTCCGATACCTTCCCCGGTGAAGTTAAAGGTCGATCCGATAGTCTCGCCCGTGGCAATGAGATTGCCTTTGCCGGGGACAACGCTTTCTGGCAGTCCGCATCGGAGAGGAGCTGCCACCAGGTTACTGACCATCTTTCCCGACCGCATCACTTTTTGAGCCGGCGGGAATACCTTAACGAATTCATCAAAACGTTTATTCAGACCCAGCCCTGATTTGCGTCCCTTGGTGTAGAACGCGATCACCCCTACGTTGTACAAATCGTCTCCCATAGGAAAGACCCAGCCATAGCCCGGCAGTACGGGGCGCACACACGAACCGACAAGGCAATCCAGCTTTTCCTTTGACGCCACATAACAGCGCGTTGCAACAGCGCTGGGGAAGGCCCGGTCGATCAACCGTAATGATTTGGCTAAGCCGATTTGGGCGCCTGTCGAAAGGATGACATAGCGAGCATGCAGGGGTTTGCCAAGGCCGTCAACATGGACCGCACGGATATTCTCTCCTTCAACATAAAAACGCACAATTTTCCCGCAACAGAATATGGCCCCAGCCTCAACCGCCCGTTTGGCAAGAAGGGAGTCAAAATGTCTTCGTCGCAAGGTGATGTACGGGCCAGGAACTTCAAGGGTCATTTCACTGGTGCTATGTGCGCGGGCCATTTGCACTTCATGCCCCGCCCATTGGACAGTCTCATAGAGGCCAATTTTTTTCAAAAAGCGTATGGAATCGTGACTTAACCCGTCCCCACAAACCTTTTCGCGAGGAAAGGTCTCCTTGTCGAGTAATAGTGTCTTGTGCCCTTTGCCTGCAAGATATCCTGCCGCAACAGAGCCGGCCGGGCCAGCGCCGGCGACAATCACGTCCCAGCCAGTCTCTTGTAGTTCTTCGATGGGTTGTTGTTCGACCACTAGTTCCTTAGTTGTGAAATTCGTACTTGCCTATTTCGTGCTGTCGAAAAATCGGAATGGAAAATGGTGAGACAGATCTTAGACAGGTTGATTTGAAATGCCAATATTTATTTTTACATTGAAAACCTGGTCCTCTGGGCCAGGTCAGAGATAGATGTCTCTGCCTTGGATTTTTGTATCTAAAATCTCAAATTCCAAGCGCCAAATTTCAAACAAATCTCAAATTCCAATATTCAATGACCAAAACCTTCCAGGACGAGACATTGTTTGGATTTTCGAATTTCGGTCATTGGAAATTGTTTGATATTTGTAATTTGATATTTGTAATTTCAATAATTCAATGAACTTCCAACAAAGCAAATCCCCTCTGGGGATAACCAAAGCTTGGTCCTCTGGGCCAGGATTTTTACTTCTCAAGATGCGACTCTCTATGTTTCACGGTAGCAGATGGAACCTCCCTGGCCTGGCCGTCGGATTTCCGGCACGTGACTTGCATTACTCCTATCTCATGCTGGATGCCCATAAGTCACATTTCCCTCAAAGGTAATGGCGAGGAGGTATTGACATGGGCCACATCTCTCTGAAAAAAGGAGCCTGAAAGAGTGCATTTCGTGGCTGTCCGGGCCGTCTTCTCATTTCTTGTGCCTGGCGGATTGCTTTTAACAGCAGCGTGGGTGATCCTGCATATGGGCTTGCTGGAAGAATCGTTGCCCACGTTGGCGCACATCTATTTCTATGTGGTAGCGGTTGCCGGGGGCATGTTTGGCTGGCGTTTTAGCCGAAGCCGCCTGGTGTTTGCCATCATCGTTCTGGTTCTCGCTGACACGGCATTAGTGCATTTTGTTGCAGGCAGTTCTATGCACCAGGGAGTAGGGCGAACCGTGTTCAATGCCGTTGCCTTTTTGCTCCCCTTGAATCTGGCGCTGTTCTCAATGGTAAAAGAGCGGGGGATTCTGACCTTGCGGGGCATATGGCGCCTAAGCTTCGTTCTTCTCCAGCCAGTTGCTCTATTTCTGGTATGGAAGTACCAGCGATGGGACATGGCGTCCTGCTTTGGTTTCAAATTCGTTCATACACCCTTTCTGACCCCCATTCCCCTGGCCCAGCCGGCACTGTTGGCCTTTGCTGCAGCGTTTCTTCTCCTCACGTTTCAAATTTTCAAGCGCCGGGCGACTATTGAGTGTGGTTTCTTCTGGGCTTTGATCTCAGTACTTCTGGCTTTTGTGGCGGGCAGCGTTGGACCTCTTTCCACAGTCTATCTTGCCACTGCGGGGCTTATTCTCGTCGTCTCAACGGTTGAGAGTTCTCACGGCATGGCATTTCGAGACGAGTTAACCGGGCTGCCGGCGCGGCGAGCCCTGGATGAGGCCCTACTCAAACTTGGCGGTTCCTACACCGTGGCCATGGCCGACATAGACCGCTTCAAGCAGTTCAACGACACGTATGGTCACGATGTGGGTGACCAGGTTTTGCGTATGGTCGGCTCAAAACTTGCCAAGGTAGCCGGCGGTGGGAAGCCTTTCCGCTACGGAGGTGAGGAATTTGCCGTGCTTTTTCCTGGTAAGCTCGGGGATGAATCCATTCCCTATCTGGAAAGAGTGCGGAAGGCGGTCGCCGAATCAGACTTTGTCTTGCGCAGTCCGGACCGCCCCAGCATCAAGCCCGATAGGCCGACGGGGATGACGGGCCCTCGTAAGACGGTTTCTGTCACCATCAGCATCGGCGTAGCTGAACGAAACGAACGCAACACAAATCCACAGCAAGTGATCAAAGCAGCGGACAAAGCCCTCTACGGCGCCAAAAAGGCCGGACGCAATCGGGTTAAGGCCTAGCAGATCTTGCCTACAGTAGTTGATTTCCTGAATATCCAACCACCCGACAGCAAATCCTTTAGAGATGACAACGGACATAATGCTGACTGTCTTGTCCGGAACGAATCTTGTATATTGAATGAGACGTGTGTTAATCTGTAAGTTGAGTATATGTTCGAGATGGTCTCCGCCAGGTGATTATTACGGGGATAGGCTTTCGCATAGGAACAAAACATGCTTGGCGCACTGACACAGCAAGCACTGAATGTATTATTTCTCGGATGCACAAGCCTTGTTGCCATTGGTCTGGGGCGACTGGTTCTGTGTAGGACCGGCATAAGATTTGTTTCTTCTGGGGAATGGGCTGTTTTCTGCGCCGGGCTGGGTTTTGGAATCCTCAGTTATGCGGTCTTCTTGCTCTGTGCCCTGCAACTCCTCTATCCTGAGGCAGTCTATATCCTTTTCGGCCTTTGTTCGGCCTTGGGCCTTGCAGGGTGGCTCAGGTGCCGATCTGGTTTGGACAAAACAACCTTTTCCGCGACAGAGCTCACGTTGTGGGACAAGGCGTTCTTGATTGTTTTGGCCACATGCCTGTTTTTCGCCTTCTTGTTCGTGCTTACCCCGGCTATTGGCAAGGACGCTCTAATCTATCACCTGGCAGTCCCCAAACTATTTGAGAAGCATCACGGATTCTATTTCATCGAAGGAAACATATTCGCTAACTACCCGCTGAGCAGTGAGATGCTGTATGCCATGGCTCTTGCCCTGCGTGGTGATGTCCTTGCCAAAGGGATCCATTTTGTCATTGGTTTATGCATCCTTCTAGGCATGTGGCAATTTGCAAGACAACATGTCTCTGAGTCCCGTTTTGTGCCCCTTGCGCTTCTTATCTTTTGCAGCATTCCTTCCGTCTTTGTCACCTCTCACATGGCCTACAACGACCTGACCGTGACTTTGTATGCCTTTTTGTCAGTATACGCATTTTTGAACTGGTTTAGCAGAAAGGAAAATGCGTGGCTGATCTTGTGCGGAGTGTTTTCCGGGCTGGCTCTGTCAACGAAGTACACAGCGCTTTTCTCGCCGTTTTTGGGATGCCTGGGGATCTTGTGGGCTTCTCGGCGCCACGGAAGGGCTACTCGGCAGGCTCTCCGGTCGCTACTAATATATCTCGCATGCGCCCTTGTTGTTGGCAGTCCTTTTTATATCAAGAACTGGATCATGACCGGCAATCCGTTCTATCCCTTTCTATACGGAATATTCGGAGGCAGGGGATGGGAGCCCGGTCAAGCGCGGCTCTATGAACAGTTTGTTCAAACCCTGGGCATGGGGAGAGGGTTTTTGGACTATCTGTTGCTGCCATGGAACGTGAGCGTAAATGCCAGGATGGCGAGCCCGCACTTTGACGGTGTTCTGGGGCCTGTGTTTATCCTGACGTTACCTTTTGCCCTTGGAATGCGAAAGATCTCCTTTGGGGCAAAGATCTCAATGGCCTATTGCTTATTTACTTTCATGTTCTGGGCCTCATCTGCGCAACAGATTCGATATCTCATCCCCATTTTTCCGTTCCTGGCCATTATGACGGCCTATATCCTCGGGTACTATCGCAGAAAGAAGGTCGTGTTTGGTGTGCTGATGCTTTTTGTTACCGGTAGTCTGGGATTTAATGGGTATCATATTGCCGGGGATTTTCTGAGGATAGGACCAGCAGGTGTTATTACAGGTCACGAGGAGACAGATGCTTTCTTGAAGCGTACGGTTCCCTCGTACAAAATGTTTCAATATGTCAACGCTAACTTACGCAACGACTCCAAACTTTTCCTCATCTACATGAAAAATTTTGGGTACCTCTGTGATCGCCTATATTATTCGGATTCCATGTTTGAGTCCTATTCCATCCAAAAAATCCTGACCCGGTCTGAAACAGCCACGGATGTCTACAATTCTTTAAAAGAAAGAGGCTTCACCCACATTTTGTACGATATCAATTATGTTTTCGGAAACATGAGCACCTTTTCTGCAGAAGAAAAGAGCCTCTTTTTGACCCTCCAAAAAGACCACCTCGAACTGATCAAAGCCGATCAGGAGCGATACTATCTGTATCGCGTTTAACAATAGAACTAAAATAGCTGGCACATTTTTCGCATAATTAGCCTAACAGTCTTGACTAGCTTGCCTTGGCATGTTATGAGTAATTAATCTACTCATAAAGAGGTGGGAATTGGAGAATCTATTCGCAGGACTGATATCCTCAAAAACAAGAATTAAACTGCTTGTACGCCTTTTCTTTAACCCAAAGACGCGATCGTATCTTAGGGAGCTTGCAAAGGAATTTGGCGTATCCACCAATTCAGTTCGCGAGGAACTCAACCAGCTTACCGATACCAACCTATTGAAATCCGAAAGAAACGGACGTCAGGTCTTCTACATGGCCAATGAGGACCATCCATTGTTTCCTGAACTCAAGTCCATGGTCAGCAAGGTCATGGGCATGGATCAGGTCATAGACGGTATTGTTAACCGGCTAGGTGACCTGGAGCGGGCGTATTTAATCGATGATTATGCTGAGGGCAAGGACACTGGGATCATCGACCTGCTGCTCGTCGGAGAGATCGACCAGTATCATCTGACCGATCTGAGCAGAAAAACAGAGCGATATATCAAGCGAAAAATACGCTCCTTGGTCCTGAGCCGTGAGGAGTACAATGAACTCCTTCCAGAGCTGAAAAAACGTCCGCGGATTCTGGTCTGGGAGGCCAAGGAGGGGTTGGCTACGTGACCCCGATATTTTCGGTTTTAGGCTATTGGCAAAATGGAAATTCCGCCTGTACGTAGCATATCTTCGGGCTGAGGTCGAGAGCTCGGAGTGACAAAGAAATGCTGTCTATTCAATAGGTTAGATATCCTAGTGTTATGTAGCTGAAGGGGCGGAGCTGGGCAAAGGTCTCGAACGGAACGAATGACGACGCGAAGATGTGCGGCTTTGTGGGAATACTAAGATTTGACGGCCAGAAGGTGGAGGCGGAAGATGTCGCCAGAATGTGTCGGGCACTGCAACATCGGGGGCCGGATGATAGCGGCATGTATATCACGCACAAGAATGAACATAAGCAAGAGCGCAAGGCGTGGGTTGGACTAGGCCATCAGCGGTTGAGCGTTATTGACCTCTCCCCGGCCGCCCGTCAGCCAATGTCGAACGAGGATGGTTCTATCAGAGTGGTCTGCAACGGAGAGATATATAATCACAAGGCCCTTCGCCAGTCCTTGATCAAGAAGGGGCATCGTTTCAGATCCCAATCAGACACAGAGGTTATTCCACATCTTTACGAGGAATTCGGGCCAGGGTGCGCTGATCATCTGCGAGGCATGTTTGCCCTGG is part of the Deltaproteobacteria bacterium genome and encodes:
- a CDS encoding 1-deoxy-D-xylulose-5-phosphate reductoisomerase gives rise to the protein MKHLAILGSTGSIGRNVLRVVEEFPDRFSVVALAGGRNIDLLCEQVKRFSPQVAVAVDDVSARRLRDKLAPADNVEILYGEQGYKVAASLGSVDQVVSAIVGSAGLLPTLAAIESGKQLALANKESLVMAGELLMQTAREKGVSIIPIDSEHSAIFQSLVGHRRQDLEKILLTASGGPFLEKHGQDPDTISPEMALRHPTWEMGPKITIDSATLMNKGLEVIEARWLFDVSFELIQVVIHPESLIHSMVVYRDGSVIAQLGLPDMRVPIAYALSYPERLSLGVPAPDFFKLGALTFREPDLERFPCLAIAIEACRVGKTYPVVLNAANEVAVRAFLDSRIGIGRIAETIQETMDKHKPVPKPGLSDILSADVWARRVAEESL
- the rseP gene encoding RIP metalloprotease RseP, with the protein product MTTNIVSLIIVLGVLIFAHEFGHFIVAKVLGVGVEKFSLGFGPRIFGKKIGMTDYRISAIPLGGYVKMVGEAPDSELDESMIALSFSHKSVLKRSLIVLAGPAFNFFLSVAIFFGFFEISGLPIMQPEVGSVQEGMPAYVAGVQAGDRIVAVDGEPVTQWDEMAEIITQRGGSTLEFELLRDETIISLRITPKQISSQNVFGEKIDKYVIGITASGEFTIERLNPIEAVVEGVLQTWQIAKLTVLSVGKILAGTLSAKTIGGPIMIAQLAGEHAKAGMANFIFFIALLSVNLGILNLLPIPVLDGGHLMFFFIEAVTRKPVNLKMREVAQQIGIFVIILLMVFVFYNDIARVLFD
- a CDS encoding glycosyltransferase family 39 protein, which codes for MIRSQEESPQDYKAYLIVFLVAFSARIFFLTCIDEPTLFFKYPFFADKLIAAADIGERLVDLSPFYLYFMALLKKILGIDWSYVKFVHSFVGAMNCVLLFAVGSRVFRREVGFLAALMSGIYGNLIILESTLEPMVFVLSFNLLTVYFLLRVREDFGPLGRRWVMPLLGGVFAGLSIITKPNFLLFLPLGTVWLIFSTHRNSALRKRLSYALVFCGAALVIMMSVTARNYIKLHDFVLVTADAGKVFFHGNGKGATALEGTGLPDEGFAEEGAGEPDYAHVLYRKTAEKHAGGKLSPSESSKFWARRALSDILSDPASYVTLEVKKLFYFFNDYEMHYIASAYKEYKASRSLPFIRYGVIASLGLLGMMLSFRDFRKLYLVYGVVFIYVLSGMIFLVQSRYRTPAVPYLCLFAGQALFILKEMVVERRLRTAAVPMIFLAVLFFLTNFFYRGEIISVDQWQQATKIHYQMGGHRLFREGAYEESIAELDKSIAMAPNFSPAYNVRGKAYSILGKHKEALEDFKKVISLSPGLPKGYRNLGFLHLLQGDNEAARFYLLKALVLGPHDAKVKEALSTLESQQEAFHEETQGILRKSSF
- a CDS encoding geranylgeranyl reductase family protein, with the protein product MVEQQPIEELQETGWDVIVAGAGPAGSVAAGYLAGKGHKTLLLDKETFPREKVCGDGLSHDSIRFLKKIGLYETVQWAGHEVQMARAHSTSEMTLEVPGPYITLRRRHFDSLLAKRAVEAGAIFCCGKIVRFYVEGENIRAVHVDGLGKPLHARYVILSTGAQIGLAKSLRLIDRAFPSAVATRCYVASKEKLDCLVGSCVRPVLPGYGWVFPMGDDLYNVGVIAFYTKGRKSGLGLNKRFDEFVKVFPPAQKVMRSGKMVSNLVAAPLRCGLPESVVPGKGNLIATGETIGSTFNFTGEGIGKAMETGELAAKIIHDALSHEKTDVVRRFKKALDLTLRPKYVGYVTAERCMSKAWLNDFIASGVLKNSYLRQAVLDMTVRELDPRKAFSLGGIMKSLWS
- a CDS encoding GGDEF domain-containing protein — translated: MHFVAVRAVFSFLVPGGLLLTAAWVILHMGLLEESLPTLAHIYFYVVAVAGGMFGWRFSRSRLVFAIIVLVLADTALVHFVAGSSMHQGVGRTVFNAVAFLLPLNLALFSMVKERGILTLRGIWRLSFVLLQPVALFLVWKYQRWDMASCFGFKFVHTPFLTPIPLAQPALLAFAAAFLLLTFQIFKRRATIECGFFWALISVLLAFVAGSVGPLSTVYLATAGLILVVSTVESSHGMAFRDELTGLPARRALDEALLKLGGSYTVAMADIDRFKQFNDTYGHDVGDQVLRMVGSKLAKVAGGGKPFRYGGEEFAVLFPGKLGDESIPYLERVRKAVAESDFVLRSPDRPSIKPDRPTGMTGPRKTVSVTISIGVAERNERNTNPQQVIKAADKALYGAKKAGRNRVKA
- a CDS encoding glycosyltransferase family 39 protein: MLGALTQQALNVLFLGCTSLVAIGLGRLVLCRTGIRFVSSGEWAVFCAGLGFGILSYAVFLLCALQLLYPEAVYILFGLCSALGLAGWLRCRSGLDKTTFSATELTLWDKAFLIVLATCLFFAFLFVLTPAIGKDALIYHLAVPKLFEKHHGFYFIEGNIFANYPLSSEMLYAMALALRGDVLAKGIHFVIGLCILLGMWQFARQHVSESRFVPLALLIFCSIPSVFVTSHMAYNDLTVTLYAFLSVYAFLNWFSRKENAWLILCGVFSGLALSTKYTALFSPFLGCLGILWASRRHGRATRQALRSLLIYLACALVVGSPFYIKNWIMTGNPFYPFLYGIFGGRGWEPGQARLYEQFVQTLGMGRGFLDYLLLPWNVSVNARMASPHFDGVLGPVFILTLPFALGMRKISFGAKISMAYCLFTFMFWASSAQQIRYLIPIFPFLAIMTAYILGYYRRKKVVFGVLMLFVTGSLGFNGYHIAGDFLRIGPAGVITGHEETDAFLKRTVPSYKMFQYVNANLRNDSKLFLIYMKNFGYLCDRLYYSDSMFESYSIQKILTRSETATDVYNSLKERGFTHILYDINYVFGNMSTFSAEEKSLFLTLQKDHLELIKADQERYYLYRV
- a CDS encoding winged helix-turn-helix transcriptional regulator, with amino-acid sequence MENLFAGLISSKTRIKLLVRLFFNPKTRSYLRELAKEFGVSTNSVREELNQLTDTNLLKSERNGRQVFYMANEDHPLFPELKSMVSKVMGMDQVIDGIVNRLGDLERAYLIDDYAEGKDTGIIDLLLVGEIDQYHLTDLSRKTERYIKRKIRSLVLSREEYNELLPELKKRPRILVWEAKEGLAT